The following nucleotide sequence is from Psychroflexus torquis ATCC 700755.
ATCAAAGATGAAGTTGATAAGATGAAAGCTAAAGGTGAGAAAGTACCACACCTCGCCGCAGTTTTAGTTGGTAATGATGGAGCTAGTCTTACTTATGTAGGAAGTAAAGTTAGAGCTTGTGAACGAGTTGGATTTAAATCTACCTTGGTTAAACTATCTAGTAATATTTCAGAATTAGAATTGTTAGAAAAGATTGAGGAGCTTAATCAAGATGATGACATCGATGGGTTTATTGTTCAGCTTCCTTTGCCTCCTCAAATTGATACCCAAAAGGTCTTGATGCAAGTGGATCCTCAAAAAGATGTGGATGGTTTTCATCCGACAAATTTTGGAAAAATGGCATTGGACATGACCACTTTTATTCCAGCGACACCCTTTGGGATTTTAGAACTATTGGAAAGGTATAATGTAGACACCAAAGGAAAGCATACGGTTGTGATTGGGAGAAGTCACATTGTAGGAAGACCTATGAGTATTTTGATGGGTCGCAAGGGCTGGCCAGGTAACTCAACAGTTACTCTAACCCATAGTCATACTAAAAACATTACACAAATTATAAGTCAGGCGGATATTGTGATTTCAGCTCTAGGTATTCCTAACTTTTTAA
It contains:
- a CDS encoding bifunctional 5,10-methylenetetrahydrofolate dehydrogenase/5,10-methenyltetrahydrofolate cyclohydrolase; its protein translation is MTILDGKKCSNDIKNEIKDEVDKMKAKGEKVPHLAAVLVGNDGASLTYVGSKVRACERVGFKSTLVKLSSNISELELLEKIEELNQDDDIDGFIVQLPLPPQIDTQKVLMQVDPQKDVDGFHPTNFGKMALDMTTFIPATPFGILELLERYNVDTKGKHTVVIGRSHIVGRPMSILMGRKGWPGNSTVTLTHSHTKNITQIISQADIVISALGIPNFLKAEMIRDDAVVIDVGITRVPDENSKKGYIITGDVDYENVSKKASFITPVPGGVGPMTIAMLLKNTLLAREMHRLRE